One Stenotrophomonas oahuensis genomic region harbors:
- a CDS encoding helix-turn-helix domain-containing protein, giving the protein MAVVITLDQMLAKRGMTLSELSARVDITLANLSILKTGKAKAIRFSTLDAICRELQCQPGDLMMHDPDKADI; this is encoded by the coding sequence GACCAGATGCTGGCCAAGCGGGGAATGACCCTGTCAGAGCTGTCCGCGCGGGTGGACATCACCCTGGCCAATCTGTCGATCCTGAAGACCGGCAAGGCCAAAGCCATCCGTTTTTCCACGCTGGACGCCATCTGCCGTGAGCTGCAGTGCCAGCCCGGCGATTTGATGATGCATGACCCTGATAAGGCAGATATTTAA